One Eurosta solidaginis isolate ZX-2024a chromosome 5, ASM4086904v1, whole genome shotgun sequence DNA segment encodes these proteins:
- the LOC137253741 gene encoding protein transport protein Sec24C-like has protein sequence MTNPISVIIENQNSAGGAFITNEQGLLPPLVTTKYVVEDEGNSSPRYVRSSLYCIPATADLLKTTALSITLTASPMARTVEGEYEPPIVNFGELGAIRSNRCKAQ, from the exons atgacaaatccgataagcgttatcattgaaaatcaaaatagcgctggtggtgcttttattactaatgaacagggtttattaccaccattggtgaccacaaaatatgtggtagaagatgagggtaactcctcgccacgttacgttag gtcgtctttgtattgcatacctgcaacagctgatttattaaaaacaacagctttgtccattacacttaccgcctcaccaatggcacgaacggttgagggtgaatatgagccacccattgtaaattttggtgaattgggtgcaattagatctaatcgttgcaaggctcaatag